One Streptomyces sp. 840.1 genomic window, ACGGCCTCCGGGGAGACGTCCACGGTCTTGGCGCGGAACAGCTGGACGATCTCGACGATCTGGGAACGGGTCTCGCTGTCGGCGCGGACCTTCACCAGGACGAGCTCGCGCTGGATCGCAGCGGCGGGCTCGAGTTCGACGATCTTCAGGACGTTGACCAGCTTGTTGAGCTGCTTGGTCACCTGCTCCAGGGGCAGGCCCTCGACATTGACCACAATGGTGATGCGGGAGATGTCGGGATGTTCGGTGGTACCGACCGCGAGCGAGTCGATGTTGAAGCCGCGGCGGGAGAACAGGGCGGTGATCCGGGCGAGGACACCGGGCTTGTTCTCGACCAGGACGGAGAGCGTGTGCTTGGTGGACATGGAAGTCGGTCTCTCTCTGTCTCTCAGTCGTCTTCGTTGTCGCCGAAGTCGGGGCGGACGCCCCGGGCGGCCATGACCTCGTCGTTGGAGGTGCCTGCGGCGACCATCGGCCACACCATGGCGTCCTCGTGGACGATGAAGTCGATGACGACCGGGCGGTCGTTGATCGAGTTGGCCTCGGCGATGACCTTGTCCAGGTCGGCCGGGTCCTCGCAGCGGATCGCGTAGCAGCCCATGGCCTCGGACAGCTTGACGAAGTCGGGCACCCGGGTGCCCTTCGCCGGAACGCCGTCCGTGTCGGTGCCGGAGTGCAGCACGGTGTTGGAGTAGCGCTGGTTGTAGAACAGGGTCTGCCACTGGCGGACCATCCCGAGCGCACCGTTGTTGATGATCGCGACCTTGATCGGGATGTTGTTGAGCGCGCAGGTGGTGAGTTCCTGATTGGTCATCTGGAAGCAGCCGTCGCCGTCAATCGCCCAGACCGTGCGGTCCGGCATGCCGGCCTTGGCACCCATCGCCGCCGGGACCGCGTACCCCATCGTCCCGGCGCCGCCGGAGTTCAGCCAGGTGGCGGGCTGCTCGTACTTGATGAAGTGCGAGGCCCACATCTGGTGCTGGCCGACGCCCGCCGCGAAGATCGTGTCCGGCGGGGCGAGCTCGCCCACGCGCTGGATGACCTGCTGCGGCGAGAGGCTGCCGTCCTCCGGCAGGTCGTAGCCGACCGGGTAGGTATCACGCCACCGGTTGAGGTCCTTCCACCAGGCTTCGTAGTCCCCGGTGTTGCCCTCGGTGTGCTCGGCCTGGACCGCCTGCACGAGATCGGCGATCACCTCGCGGGCGTCACCGACGATCGGCACGTCGGCGGCGCGGTTCTTGCCGATCTCCGCCGGGTCGATGTCGGCGTGCACGACCTTGGCGTACGGGGCGAAGCTGTCCAGCTTGCCGGTGACCCGGTCGTCGAACCGGGCACCGAGCGCGATGAGCAGATCGGCCTTCTGCAGCGCGGTGACGGCGGTGACCGCACCGTGCATACCGGGCATTCCCACGTGCAGCGGGTGGCTGTCGGGGAAGGAGCCGAGCGCCATCAGCGTGGTGGTGACGGGCGCTCCGGTCAGCTCGGCCAGCACCTTGAGTTCGGCGGTGGCCCCGGCCTTCATGACGCCGCCGCCGACATACAGCACGGGGCGCTTGGCCTGGACGATGAGCTTGGCGGCCTCGCGGATCTGCTTGGCGTGCGGCTTGGTGACGGGCCGGTAGCCGGGCAGGTCCTGGGTGGGCGGCCAGCTGAAGGTGGTCTTCGCCTGGAGCGCGTCCTTGGCGATGTCGACCAGGACCGGTCCCGGACGGCCGCTGGAGGCGATGTGGAAGGCCTCGGCGATCGTGTGCGGGATGTCCTCGGCCTTGGTGACCAGGAAGTTGTGCTTGGTGACCGGCATCGTGATGCCGACGATGTCCGCCTCCTGGAAGGCGTCGGTCCCGATGGCGGCGGAGGCCACCTGCCCGGTGATCGCGACGATCGGCACCGAGTCGAGGTAGGCGTCGGCGATCGGCGTGACCAGGTTGGTCGCGCCGGGGCCGCTCGTCGCCATGCAGACGCCGACCTTGCCGGTGGCCTGCGCGTAACCGGTGGCCGCGTGGCCGGCGCCCTGCTCGTGACGGACCAGCACGTGGCGGACCCGGGAGGAGTCCATCATCGGGTCGTACGCCGGAAGAATGGCGCCGCCGGGAATGCCGAATACCGTGTCGGCCCCCACCTCCTCGAGGGAGCGGATGAGGGACTGAGCGCCCGTGACGTGCTCAACGGTGGCGGACGACGATCCGCCGTTACGGGCGCGCGGCTGGGGATGGTGGGCCCCGGTGGCCTGCTCGGTCATCGGCATTCTCTTCTCGAAGCTGAGGGTTTTTGCGAGTGTTTTACGACGTTTTGCGTAGTACCGGTGCAACAAAAAACCCCTCGTGCCGTGAGGCAAGCGAGGGGAGCGCGCCGGTGCGGTCTGCAGAGTGTCAGTGAGGGACTCTGCTTCAGCCGACGCGCTTTCCAAGTACGAGAATTCGGGTGCGCATGGCATTGACCCTCTCTCCGACGCACTCGGCGTGTCAAGTGGGTGGGACGGGCGTCTCAGCATGTGAGCCGGTGAGGAGCGGGATCGAGCCGCCCGCCAGGACCGGCTGCGCGGGGCCGCCACCGGGCACCGGGAACTCGCCGCGGACCAGGGCGCGGCGCAGCCGGTACTCGTCCAGAGGCCCGGAGAAGGCCATTCCCTGGCCGTGCGTACAGCCCATGGCGCGCAGCGCGAGGACCTGCTCCGGTACGTCGACGCCGTCGGCCACGGACTGCATGCCGAGGTCGCACGCGATACGCAGCAGCCCGCTGGTGATCTTGTGCAGCCGGGCGGACTCGACGACGCCCTCGACCAGGCCCCGGTCCAGTTTCAGTACGTCGATGGGGAGCCGGCGCAGGGCGTTGATCGCGGCGTAGCCGCTGCCGAAGCCGTCGAGTGCGATGCGCACGCCGAGCCGGCGCAGGGCGACAAGCCGTTGTTCGAGTTCGTCGAAGGAGACTCTCGGGTCGCTGTCGGAGACCTCGATCATCAGCGCCCCCGACGGCAGCCCGTAGCGAGTGAGCAGTGCCTCGACGGAGCCGAAGGGCAGGCCCTTGTCGAGCAGCCTGCGGGCGGAGAGCCGGACGGCTACGGAGACCTGGTGTCCGGCGCGGGCCCGGTCGGCGGCCTGCTCGACGGCCTCTTCGAGGAGCCAGCGGCCCAGCTCGGCGGTGCGGTCGCTGTCCTCGGCGACGCGGAGGAACTCGGCGGGGGTGAAGAGGATGCCCTGGGCGGAGCGCCAGCGGGCCTGTGCGGCGACGGCGGCGACCGTACCGCTGGTCAGATGCACCACGGGCTGGTGGAGGAGCGCGAACTCGCCGTCGCGCAGGGCGGTGCGCAGCCGGGCTGCCAGTTCGGAGCGGCGTACCACCTCGGCCTGCATCTGCGGGGCGTACAGCTCGACGCGGTCCTTGCCGCCGGCCTTGGCGCGGTACATGGCGAGGTCGGCGTTGCGCATGAGGTCGTTGGGGGTGATGGCGGGCTCCGCGAAGGCGACGCCGATGGAGGCGGTGACCCGGACCTCGCCCGCGCCGATCCGGTAGGGCCGGGAGAGGGTGAGGCGCAGCCGGTCGGCGATCTCGTGGACCTGGTACTCGCGGGCGGTCTGCTCGCGGCTGCCGTCCCCCACGATGAGGGCGGCGAACTCGTCACCGCCGAGCCTGGCCGCGGTGTCCCCGGCGCGCACGGAGTCCTGGAGGCGGCGGGCGGCCTGGATGAGGAGCTCGTCGCCCGCCTGGTGGCCGAGCCGGTCGTTGGCGGCCTTGAAGCCGTCGAGGTCGATGAAGAGCACGGCGGTGCCCGCGTCGCCGGACCGGCGGCCGCTCAGGGTGCGGCGGACCCGGTCGGTGAACAGGGCGCGGTTCGGCAGGTCGGTGAGCGGGTCGTGCTCCGCGTTGTGCTGCAACTGGGCCTGCAGCCTGACCCGTTCGGTGACGTCGCGGCTGTTGAGGATCAGCCCGCCCTGGTGGCGGTTGACGGTGGACTCGACGTTCAGCCATTCGCCGCTGCCGGACCTGAAGCGGCACTCGATACGGGTGGTGGGCTCCTCGGCCGGCGGGGCGGCGAGGAAGCGGCGCACCTCGTGCACCACCGCGCCCAGGTCGTCGGGGTGGATGATCGAGGAGAGCTCGGCGCCGATCAGGTCGTCGGCCTCACGCCCGTAGACGCCGGAGGCGGCGGGGCTGACGTAGCGGAGTATGCCGGTGGGGGCGGCGATCATGATGACGTCGCTGGAGCCCTGCACCAGGGAGCGGAAGTGGTTCTCCTTCTGGGCCAGTTCCTGGGTGAGGGCGATGTTGTCGACGAGCATGATGCCCTGCCGGACGACCAGCGCCAGCACCACCGTGCACCCGGTGAAGACCACCACCCGGTCCACCCTGCGGCCCTCGATGACGTTGTAGAGGATGCCCAGGGTGCACACGGCGGCGGCGAGATAGGGCGTGAGCGCGGCCAGCGATCCGGCGATGGGGCGGCTGGTGGTACGGGGCGGTGCGGCCCGCTCCTGGACAGCGTTGTCCTCCTCGCGGCCGGCGCCCCAGGGCGCGTAGGCCAGGAGCAGCGAACCGGCGAACCAGCCCGCGTCGAGCAACTGGCCCGAGTGGTACGTCTGGCGCAGCAGCGGCGAGGTGAACAGGGCGTCGCACAGGACGGTCAGGGCGAGGGCGGCGATGGCGGTGTTCACCGCGGCGCGGTTGACGCTGGAGCGCCGGAAGTGCAGCGCCAGGACCATGGAGACCAGCACGATGTCCAGCAGCGGGTAGGCCAGCGAGAGCGCCGCCCGCGCCACGCTGGCGCCCTCGACGTCCGCCAGATGCGCTGTGTGGGCGAGGGCGAGGCTCCAGGAGAGTGTGAGGAGCGATCCGCCGATCAGCCAGGAGTCGAGTGCCAGGCAGACCCAGCCGGCCCGGGTGACGGGGCGCTTGGCGAGGACGAGCAGCCCGACGATCGCGGGCGGCGCGAAGCAGAGGTAGAAGAGATCCGCGAGGGAGGGGCTCGGCACGGGGAGCCCGCGCACGAACTCGTACCACCCCCAGACCGCGTTGCCCCCTGCGGCCATCAGCGAGGAGAGCGAGAACAGCAGCCAGGCGGGCCGGAAGCGGTTGTCCGCCGCGCGGGCGAACAGGAAGCAGGAGACGGCGGCCGCCAGGGCGGCGGTGCTGAGGCCGAAGTCGCCCATGAAGAGCGCCATCCGCGCCGAGCCCCAGCCCAGCCCGGCACCCACCGCGTATCCGGCGCAGGCGAGGCCGAGGAGGAGCTGGGGCAGGAGCGCGGGCGTCCTGCCGACGGCCGACCGCCGGGCCGGCAGGGCTCCGCGGGTGCTCGCCGGCGCGCTCACCGGGGTGCCCCCGCGGTCGCCGGGCGGAGGCGGCGCCGGCGCACCGGACGCGCCGCCGTCCGTCCGTGGCCACCCCGCCGTGTCGGATCGTTCGCCCATCGGCCGTACATCGCCCGTCGCCCCCTCGCGTGTGGCTTCCTCCCCGGCGCCGTCCCTTCCACGGCGCAGCCTCCCTTTCGGGACGATACACCAGACTCGTCACGCAGGGACATAGTTCCTCTACTCTCCGTGACGACCTGGGGAGTTGTCGCCCGCGAGGACCGCGGAGAGCGCCTGCGGCGCGGTCAGCCGGTGGTGCGCACGACGTTGTGGAGCGGCTCTCCGGCGGCGAACCGGCTGAGCTGTCCGGCGATCAGCCGCTCGGCCCGGGGCAGGAACGCCGAAGTGCTGCCGCCCACATGCGGAGTGATCAGGACGTTCGGAGCATGCCAGAGGGGATGGCCGGAAGGCAGTGGTTCCGGGTCGGTGACGTCGAGTGCGGCGTGCAGCCGGCCGGACTCGAGTTCGGAGAGCAGGGCCTTGGTGTCGACGACGCCGCCCCGGGCGACGTTCACCAGCAGTGCTCCGTCCCGCATCGCCGCGAGGAAGTCCGCGCTCACCAGCCCCTGTGTGGAGGGGTTCAGCGGGGTGGACAGAATCACGATGTCGGCCTCGGGCAGCAACGCGGGCAGGTCGTCGAGCGTATGTACGGGCCCGCGTGCGGTTGTCCGCGCAGAGCGTGCGACGCGCGCCACCCGCGCGCACTCGAAGGGTGCGAGCCGGTCCTCTATCGCGGAGCCGATCGATCCGTACCCCACGATCAGCACCGACTTGTCGGCCAGCGCCGGGTAGAACCCGGCCCGCCACTCCTCCTTGTCCTGGCCGCGCACGAACCCGGGGAAGCCGCGCAGGGAGGCGAGGATCAGGGCGAGGGTCAGTTCGGCGGTGGACGCCTCGTGAACCCCCTTGGCGTTGCACAGCCGTACACCGGCGGGCAGCAGGCCGAGCCCCGGCTCGACGTGGTCGATGCCCGCGGAGAGGGTCTGCACGACCTGTACCGAGCTCATCCCGGCGAGCGGACGGACCGCGACCTGGGGGCCCTTCATGTACGGAACGACGTAGAACGCGCAGTGCGCGGGATCGGCCGGGTAGTCCTGCTCACCGTTCCAGAAACGGTAGTTGAGACCCTCGGGGAGCCCCTCGATCCCGTCGGCCTCGATCGGCAGCCACACTTCGGGGGCGGCGGTGGAATTCGTGGTGGAAGTCATGGTCAGGAGGCTATGCGACGGCGCGCGGGGAGCAGAGGTTAGTTTGTGGGTGCGGAGTGTGGCCCCGTGCCGGCGGGGCCGAGGAAGGGTTCGGGGAGTTGGAGCGCAGGAGTCTGGGCGCGGCGGCGCTCGCCGTGGGCGCGGTCGGTCTCGGCTGCATGCCGATGAGCTGGGCCTACGGCGCCTCGCAGCAGCGGGGCGACGGCGCGTTGCGCACGGTGCACGCGGCGCTCGACGCGGGCGTCCAATTGCTCGACACGGCCGACATGTACGGCCCGTTCACCAATGAACTGCTGTTGGGGCGGGCGCTGAAGGGGCGCCGTTCGGAGGCCTTCGTCTCCACCAAGTGCGGGCTGCTGGTGGGTGATCAGCACATCGTGGCCGACGGCCGGCCCGGCTATGTGCGGCGGGCGTGCGACGCCTCGTTGCGCCGTCTGCAGACCGATGTGATCGATCTGTACCAACTGCACCGGGCCGACCCGGATGTGCCGGTCGAGGAGACCTGGGGCGCGATGGCGGAGCTGGTGGCGGCGGGGAAGGTCCGGGCGCTGGGGCTGTGCGCGGTGGGGGCGCGGGCCTCGCGCCGGCCGGGGGCGCGGATGCACGACGGAACGATCCGCCAGCTGGAACGAGTCCAGCAGGTCTTCCCGGTCAGCGCGGTGCAGGCGGAGCTCTCGGTGTGGTCGCCGCAGGCGCTGGACTCGCTGCTGCCGTGGTGTGCGGCACGGGGTGTGGGGTTCCTGGCGGCGATGCCGCTGGGGAACGGGTACCTGACGGGGACGCTCACGCCGGGGCAGGGCTTCGAGCCGGAGGATCTGCGGGCCAGGCATCCACGGTTCACCGCCGAGATGATGGCGGCGAACCAGCCGGTGCTGGTGGGCCTGCGGCGGGTGGCCGGCCGGCACGGGGCGACGCCCGCGCAGGTGGCGCTGGCCTGGGCGCTGCGGCAGGGCCCGCAGGTGGTTCCGGTGCCCGGGACCAGGCGGGAGCGCTGGGCGGTGGAGAACGCGGGGGCGGCCGGTCTGACGCTGACGGAGCGGGACCTGGCTGAGATGGACCGGCTGCCGCCGGCACGGGAGTCGTGGGACTGAGCGGGAGGCCCGTGGCCCCGGCCCCGGTCCCCGACCTCTCGTCCCCGATCTCTGATCTCTGATCTCTGATCGAGAAAGTCGGCCGTCATCGGGCACCTGGGGCCGGGCTGCGGTGTAAGAACAGTAGGCAGGCGGCCGTCGAAGGGATCGGTGCGGTGTTCGGATCTGAGCAGGACCCGGTGGGGCGTGACACGGCGTCTCACGGGAGTGGTCGCCTCACGCGGCTGAGTACGGCACGGCGGAGTACGGGGGCGGGAGTGCGGCGGGGTGCGGTCGCCCTGCTGGCGAGCGGTGCCCTGCTGCTGGCCGCGGGATGTTCGTCGCAAGAGGGGGCGGAGAGCACGGCGGGCCAGGGAGCGAGCTCACCGACCGGGTCGCCGAAGGCCGGATCGAGCAAGCCGGCCCCGCCCTCGCCGTCCGCCTCACGTCCTGCGGCCGATCTGCCGCCCGCGAAGGGCTCGGTGAAGGTGGTCTCGACCCTCACGAAGGGACTGGACTCCCCTTGGGGCCTCACGGCCCTGCCGGACGGTGACCTGCTGGTGTCCTCGCGCGACAAGGGGACGATCACCAGGGTGGACGCGAAGAGCGGGAAGAAGACGTTGCTGGGCACCGTGCCCGGGGTGGCCCCCGACGGGGAGGGCGGGCTCCTGGGTATCGCGGTCTCCCCCACCTTCGGCACGGACCACCTGGTGTACGCGTACTTCACCACAGCGTCGGACAACCGCATCGCCCGCATGCTCTACGACGAGAAGGGCACGACACCCGGTCAGCTGCTGGGCGCCCCCGACACGATTCTGCGGGGCATCCCGAAAGGCTCCATCCACAACGGGGGGCGGATCGCCTTCGGCCCGGACCACATGCTGTACGCGGGGACGGGCGAGACGGGGGACCACGGCTACGCGCAGGACAAGAACTCGCTTGCCGGCAAGATCCTCCGGATGACGCCGGACGGCGAGCCGCTGCACGGCAATCCGCAGGCCGACTCCGTGGTGTATTCCTACGGTCACCGCAATGTGCAGGGCCTCGCCTGGGACAGCCACAAGCAGCTGTGGGCCTCCGAATTCGGCCAGGACACCTGGGACGAGCTGAACCGGATCGTGCCAGGTGGGAACTACGGCTGGCCGGACGCCGAGGGCAAGACGGGCGAGAAGGGTTTCATCGACCCCGTGGCACAGTGGAAGACGTCCGAGGCGTCCCCGAGCGGTATCGCCTTCGCCAAGGGTTCCATCTGGATGGCCGGTCTGCGAGGTGAGCGGCTCTGGCGGATTCCGCTCTCCGGGGACGAGAGCAAGGAACCTCTGGCGGCCCCGCAGTCGTTCCTGAAGGGGAAGTACGGCCGTCTGCGCACAGTGCTGGCGGCGGGCGGAAACAAGCTCTATCTCGTCACGAGCGAGACGGACACCCGTGGCACCCCGAAGCCGGAAGACGACAGGATCCTGGTGCTGGAGGTGCGGTAGCGGCTACAGCAGGCGGAAGGGTGCGCGGCCCGTGTTCAACTTCTTCGAGGAACTCTTCGCACCCGGCCGCAAGCACGCTGCCGAGGAACAGCGGCGGCTGGAGCTGAGCCGGGTGGATCTCGGCATCGGTGACCCGGCGCGCGGCCCGATAGACCTCACCTCGGGCAAGGTGGTGGTCCGCCGGCCCGACACCGGGGACGCGGATGCCGACGCTGACGCCGATGGCGATGCCGATGCAGGGGGTGCGGCGGCGCCCCGGGGCGCCGGGGCCGGGGACTGATCGGGCGGCGCACGGTCCCCCGCAATCAGCCTCGCCCTCCGCTGCCCCCGCCGTTCAGTCCCCCGTTTCCGTACAACAGAAGGAGGTCAGCGCGTGTCCGCGCTGGAGTTCTACGCCCGGGTCGCGATCAGCTGCGACGTGCTCGGGGCAGGGGTCGGCGACAGCCCCGACAGCTGGGAAGCCGCTCTGGGGGACGATTGCCTCAACGTCCCCGGCCGGGGCATGCTGCGGCGGGACCACGGCCTGGTGGAGATCAACTTCGCACCGGACCAACTGGGCCGAATGTCCTGCGTGGGCTTCGGGGTAAAGACGCATCGGCTGCTGCGCGACCATTCCCCGCAGACCGTACCGGCACCGCTCTCGCAGAGGTACGGGACCTTCGCCCGCCGCCTCCGGTACGAGGAGCTCGAGGCGGCCGTCCTGGCCGCGGGGCGCGTGTTCGAGCTGGAGGACGAGTCCCGTGACGTGCGCCGGTACCGCGTGCCGGAGTCCCGTGCCCGCGTCACCGTCATCGTCGACCCCGATCCGTACGGCACGGGCGACCCCGATCCGCACAGTCATCGGGCGGGCGATGTCTGGTCCGTCGACGTGTGGTGACCGGCCCGGCCGCGAAGCCGGGAAGCGACGAATCCGCGAAGCCGCGAAGCCACGCGCCGCAAGAGCGTCTAGGAGCCCGTCGGTGTGCGGTAGAGGCGCAGGCGGTGGGCGAGCGCCGCTGCCTCGCCCCGGCTGGCCACCCCGAGCTTGGCCAGGATGTTGGAGACGTGCACGCTCGCGGTCTTGGGCGAGATGTACAGCTCCTCGGCGATCCTGCGGTTGGTGTGGCCGTCCGCGACGAGCCGGTGCACGTCCTGCTCGCGCCGGGTCAGCCCGAAGGACTCCACCGCGGCGGCGGCCGCGGCCCTGAGCTGCTCCTCGGAGTGGTCCCTGCCGGTGGTCTGCTCGCCGGCGCCGCCGTCCGGGACCGTGACGGCCTCCACGATCTCCGCCCCGGAGCCTGAGCGGAAGCCGGTGCCGTGGGGTCCGTCGGGGGCCACGAGCGTGATGCGGGCACGGCCGGCCAGCAGCTCGATGGTCTCGGTCAGCGGGCGCGCGCCCAGGCGCAGGGACGTGCCGTGGGCCTCGCGCAGCAGGGCGGTGGCCGTGGCGCGGTCGGCGGAGGCCACGAGGAGCGCCTCGGCCCAGCGGTGACGGACCTGGGCCAGTTCGTACGGGCGGTCCAGCGGCGCGAAGGCCTTGGCCGCGAGCGACCAGTGGTCAGGGGTGTCGAGGCC contains:
- a CDS encoding sorbosone dehydrogenase family protein, which codes for MRRGAVALLASGALLLAAGCSSQEGAESTAGQGASSPTGSPKAGSSKPAPPSPSASRPAADLPPAKGSVKVVSTLTKGLDSPWGLTALPDGDLLVSSRDKGTITRVDAKSGKKTLLGTVPGVAPDGEGGLLGIAVSPTFGTDHLVYAYFTTASDNRIARMLYDEKGTTPGQLLGAPDTILRGIPKGSIHNGGRIAFGPDHMLYAGTGETGDHGYAQDKNSLAGKILRMTPDGEPLHGNPQADSVVYSYGHRNVQGLAWDSHKQLWASEFGQDTWDELNRIVPGGNYGWPDAEGKTGEKGFIDPVAQWKTSEASPSGIAFAKGSIWMAGLRGERLWRIPLSGDESKEPLAAPQSFLKGKYGRLRTVLAAGGNKLYLVTSETDTRGTPKPEDDRILVLEVR
- a CDS encoding DUF6191 domain-containing protein, whose product is MFNFFEELFAPGRKHAAEEQRRLELSRVDLGIGDPARGPIDLTSGKVVVRRPDTGDADADADADGDADAGGAAAPRGAGAGD
- a CDS encoding aldo/keto reductase, which gives rise to MGAVGLGCMPMSWAYGASQQRGDGALRTVHAALDAGVQLLDTADMYGPFTNELLLGRALKGRRSEAFVSTKCGLLVGDQHIVADGRPGYVRRACDASLRRLQTDVIDLYQLHRADPDVPVEETWGAMAELVAAGKVRALGLCAVGARASRRPGARMHDGTIRQLERVQQVFPVSAVQAELSVWSPQALDSLLPWCAARGVGFLAAMPLGNGYLTGTLTPGQGFEPEDLRARHPRFTAEMMAANQPVLVGLRRVAGRHGATPAQVALAWALRQGPQVVPVPGTRRERWAVENAGAAGLTLTERDLAEMDRLPPARESWD
- a CDS encoding acetolactate synthase large subunit translates to MPMTEQATGAHHPQPRARNGGSSSATVEHVTGAQSLIRSLEEVGADTVFGIPGGAILPAYDPMMDSSRVRHVLVRHEQGAGHAATGYAQATGKVGVCMATSGPGATNLVTPIADAYLDSVPIVAITGQVASAAIGTDAFQEADIVGITMPVTKHNFLVTKAEDIPHTIAEAFHIASSGRPGPVLVDIAKDALQAKTTFSWPPTQDLPGYRPVTKPHAKQIREAAKLIVQAKRPVLYVGGGVMKAGATAELKVLAELTGAPVTTTLMALGSFPDSHPLHVGMPGMHGAVTAVTALQKADLLIALGARFDDRVTGKLDSFAPYAKVVHADIDPAEIGKNRAADVPIVGDAREVIADLVQAVQAEHTEGNTGDYEAWWKDLNRWRDTYPVGYDLPEDGSLSPQQVIQRVGELAPPDTIFAAGVGQHQMWASHFIKYEQPATWLNSGGAGTMGYAVPAAMGAKAGMPDRTVWAIDGDGCFQMTNQELTTCALNNIPIKVAIINNGALGMVRQWQTLFYNQRYSNTVLHSGTDTDGVPAKGTRVPDFVKLSEAMGCYAIRCEDPADLDKVIAEANSINDRPVVIDFIVHEDAMVWPMVAAGTSNDEVMAARGVRPDFGDNEDD
- a CDS encoding bifunctional diguanylate cyclase/phosphodiesterase, producing MSAPASTRGALPARRSAVGRTPALLPQLLLGLACAGYAVGAGLGWGSARMALFMGDFGLSTAALAAAVSCFLFARAADNRFRPAWLLFSLSSLMAAGGNAVWGWYEFVRGLPVPSPSLADLFYLCFAPPAIVGLLVLAKRPVTRAGWVCLALDSWLIGGSLLTLSWSLALAHTAHLADVEGASVARAALSLAYPLLDIVLVSMVLALHFRRSSVNRAAVNTAIAALALTVLCDALFTSPLLRQTYHSGQLLDAGWFAGSLLLAYAPWGAGREEDNAVQERAAPPRTTSRPIAGSLAALTPYLAAAVCTLGILYNVIEGRRVDRVVVFTGCTVVLALVVRQGIMLVDNIALTQELAQKENHFRSLVQGSSDVIMIAAPTGILRYVSPAASGVYGREADDLIGAELSSIIHPDDLGAVVHEVRRFLAAPPAEEPTTRIECRFRSGSGEWLNVESTVNRHQGGLILNSRDVTERVRLQAQLQHNAEHDPLTDLPNRALFTDRVRRTLSGRRSGDAGTAVLFIDLDGFKAANDRLGHQAGDELLIQAARRLQDSVRAGDTAARLGGDEFAALIVGDGSREQTAREYQVHEIADRLRLTLSRPYRIGAGEVRVTASIGVAFAEPAITPNDLMRNADLAMYRAKAGGKDRVELYAPQMQAEVVRRSELAARLRTALRDGEFALLHQPVVHLTSGTVAAVAAQARWRSAQGILFTPAEFLRVAEDSDRTAELGRWLLEEAVEQAADRARAGHQVSVAVRLSARRLLDKGLPFGSVEALLTRYGLPSGALMIEVSDSDPRVSFDELEQRLVALRRLGVRIALDGFGSGYAAINALRRLPIDVLKLDRGLVEGVVESARLHKITSGLLRIACDLGMQSVADGVDVPEQVLALRAMGCTHGQGMAFSGPLDEYRLRRALVRGEFPVPGGGPAQPVLAGGSIPLLTGSHAETPVPPT
- a CDS encoding 2-hydroxyacid dehydrogenase, whose translation is MTSTTNSTAAPEVWLPIEADGIEGLPEGLNYRFWNGEQDYPADPAHCAFYVVPYMKGPQVAVRPLAGMSSVQVVQTLSAGIDHVEPGLGLLPAGVRLCNAKGVHEASTAELTLALILASLRGFPGFVRGQDKEEWRAGFYPALADKSVLIVGYGSIGSAIEDRLAPFECARVARVARSARTTARGPVHTLDDLPALLPEADIVILSTPLNPSTQGLVSADFLAAMRDGALLVNVARGGVVDTKALLSELESGRLHAALDVTDPEPLPSGHPLWHAPNVLITPHVGGSTSAFLPRAERLIAGQLSRFAAGEPLHNVVRTTG
- the ilvN gene encoding acetolactate synthase small subunit, with protein sequence MSTKHTLSVLVENKPGVLARITALFSRRGFNIDSLAVGTTEHPDISRITIVVNVEGLPLEQVTKQLNKLVNVLKIVELEPAAAIQRELVLVKVRADSETRSQIVEIVQLFRAKTVDVSPEAVTIEATGGADKLEAMLKMLEQYGIKELVQSGTIAIGRGARSITDRSLRALDRTA